The following are encoded together in the Vespa velutina chromosome 3, iVesVel2.1, whole genome shotgun sequence genome:
- the LOC124947950 gene encoding dehydrogenase/reductase SDR family member 11-like isoform X1 translates to MEWSGLDKVAVVTGASSGIGKAIVELLVLKGLKVIGLVRQIDELNALAEELKSKPGKLLPLQCDLTNQNEVMKTIEWIEKNVGFANILVNNAALNLGTGFFTGEVEDWKKIFDLNILGLTCITKEILKLMKKKGIDNGCIVNVNDTFGLKIPMNPERPASPAYICSKFALTALTECLRLELAQLESNIKVISICPGLVETKMTQQWLKENPRLALQPKDVADAVLFTLQTPENVLVKDLIITPLREI, encoded by the exons atggagTGGAGTGGTTTAGACAAAGTAGCTGTCGTAACTGGTGCCAGTTCTGGTATTGGCAAAGCCATTGTTGAATTACTTGTCTTAAAAGGTTTGAAAGTCATTGGGCTCGTTCGTCAAATAGATGAACTCAAC GCACTCGCCGAAGAATTGAAATCGAAGCCAGGCAAATTATTACCTCTTCAATGCGATCTAACGAATCAAAATGAAGTCATGAAAACGATAGAAtggattgaaaaaaatgtaggTTTTGCTAACATATTGGTAAATAACGCAGCATTGAATCTTGGCACTGGTTTTTTTACTGGTGAAGTAGAAGattggaagaaaatatttgatcttAATATTCTTGGTCTTACATGCATTACAAAGGAGATTTTAaagttgatgaaaaaaaaag GTATCGACAATGGCTGTATCGTAAACGTAAACGACACATTTGGATTGAAAATTCCAATGAATCCTGAACGTCCAGCTTCTCCTGCTTATATATGCAGTAAATTTGCGCTTACAGCGTTGACGGAGTGTCTTCGTTTAGAATTGGCACAGCTCGAGTCTAACATCAAAGTCATT TCTATTTGTCCAGGATTAGTTGAAACCAAAATGACTCAACAATGGTTAAAGGAAAATCCACGTTTGGCTTTGCAACCCAAAGACGTTGCTGATGCTGTTCTTTTCACATTGCAAACACCAGAAAATGTTCTCGTGAAGGATCTTATTATTACACCTCTTCGCGAAATTTAA
- the LOC124947950 gene encoding dehydrogenase/reductase SDR family member 11-like isoform X2, with amino-acid sequence MEWSGLDKVAVVTGASSGIGKAIVELLVLKGLKVIGLVRQIDELNALAEELKSKPGKLLPLQCDLTNQNEVMKTIEWIEKNEILKLMKKKGIDNGCIVNVNDTFGLKIPMNPERPASPAYICSKFALTALTECLRLELAQLESNIKVISICPGLVETKMTQQWLKENPRLALQPKDVADAVLFTLQTPENVLVKDLIITPLREI; translated from the exons atggagTGGAGTGGTTTAGACAAAGTAGCTGTCGTAACTGGTGCCAGTTCTGGTATTGGCAAAGCCATTGTTGAATTACTTGTCTTAAAAGGTTTGAAAGTCATTGGGCTCGTTCGTCAAATAGATGAACTCAAC GCACTCGCCGAAGAATTGAAATCGAAGCCAGGCAAATTATTACCTCTTCAATGCGATCTAACGAATCAAAATGAAGTCATGAAAACGATAGAAtggattgaaaaaaat GAGATTTTAaagttgatgaaaaaaaaag GTATCGACAATGGCTGTATCGTAAACGTAAACGACACATTTGGATTGAAAATTCCAATGAATCCTGAACGTCCAGCTTCTCCTGCTTATATATGCAGTAAATTTGCGCTTACAGCGTTGACGGAGTGTCTTCGTTTAGAATTGGCACAGCTCGAGTCTAACATCAAAGTCATT TCTATTTGTCCAGGATTAGTTGAAACCAAAATGACTCAACAATGGTTAAAGGAAAATCCACGTTTGGCTTTGCAACCCAAAGACGTTGCTGATGCTGTTCTTTTCACATTGCAAACACCAGAAAATGTTCTCGTGAAGGATCTTATTATTACACCTCTTCGCGAAATTTAA
- the LOC124947951 gene encoding farnesol dehydrogenase-like: protein MERWVGKVAAVTGASAGIGAAIARQLVTNGMTVAGLARRTDKIEELSNSLEGAPGKLHAIECDVTKEESTTAAFSWIEENLGSLDLMINNAGIAKESSITQGSLEDWRVVFDVNVLGVCLTMREATRLMRKKGEDGLIINIGSLAGERVPAVPGFGVYPSSKRALTALAQTLRNELNGTKIRVTNISPGLVATELMASYSAFSEEVLATMPSLKAQDIADAVSYVLSTPSNVVIQDIILRPMGETW from the exons ATGGAACGATGGGTTGGAAAAGTAGCTGCCGTTACTGGTGCGAGTGCAGGAATCGGTGCAGCTATTGCTCGACAATTGGTTACTAAcg GTATGACAGTAGCTGGATTAGCTCGTAGAACAGACAAAATCGAGGAACTTTCTAATAGTTTAGAAGGGGCACCAGGGAAACTTCATGCAATCGAATGCGATGTGACTAAAGAAGAGAGTACAACAGCTGCGTTCTCTTGGATTGAAGAAAATCTTGGATCTCTCGATTTGATGATCAATAACGCTGGTATTGCTAAGGAGTCTTCGATAACGC aaGGATCACTTGAAGATTGGCGAGTCGTTTTCGATGTGAACGTCTTAGGAGTTTGTTTGACTATGCGAGAAGCGACACGATTAATGCGTAAGAAAGGCGAAGATGGTCTGATCATTAATATAGGTAGCTTGGCTGGAGAAAGGGTACCTGCTGTACCTGGTTTCGGTGTTTATCCATCCTCGAAACGTGCGTTAACTGCACTTGCACAGACACTACGCAATGAACTGAATGGGACTAAAATACGTGTCAcg AATATTAGTCCCGGTCTTGTGGCAACCGAATTGATGGCATCTTACAGTGCCTTCTCCGAAGAAGTTCTAGCTACTATGCCATCGTTGAAAGCTCAAGATATAGCAGATGCTGTGTCCTACGTTCTATCTACTCCATCTAACGTCGTT attcaAGACATCATTTTACGACCAATGGGCGAAACTTggtga
- the LOC124947936 gene encoding MAP kinase-activating death domain protein, whose translation MATMDIQKKQLCPRLVDYLAIVGARSAPISRQPVQVPELLRRYPVEDHKDFPLPLDMVYFCQPEGCSSVGPKRTALREATSFTFTLTDKDSGKTRYGICVNFYRPIERAGTNARGGISMRRDKYNTTFRRESWRKSMEKSTDSAFSSDYRSSAVGPSDSEKDCSSSRRDSDTSHAPYAPRLGVTAPSGDSESGGSHSPSPRASRRRQRIRNHSLTSLCIISHHPFFSMFRECLFVLKKIIDACNDNSTPQKVGASRQTNRDSVWSVLSGQVLEGTPSIVLHDIREIETWILRLLSSPVPVPTKTRVEIEIVSSIIQPSLCFALPDHTRFSLVDFPLHLPLELLGVEICLKVLTLILLENKIVLQSRDYNALSMSVMAFVTMIYPLEYMFPAIPLLPTCMSCAEQLLLAPTPYIIGIPASFLMYKKNFKMPDDVWLVDLDSNKVTAPPGSADQLPPLPEPEGTILKNHLKQAMQLMDQVGSGTMGSMSASQAIPSDTWSSRLSSQSPSRRESSASQHSQNLSVSTMRHRPSVDYQHGHGQQSPLGGNASQLRRPSLTAAMVSASASGGSGTPSPSSSSPVPGSGTTTGSGTSTTSITAPPFNPFIYGNDVDSVDIATRVAMVRFFNSQNLLANFTEHTRTLRLYPRPVVAFQINSFLRSRPRASQFLNKFARTQAVEFLAEWSLTPSNVAFLRVQTGVFDPAQIGDKSKWYAANLEPIHFKVWDNSSSLANALNALKELESQPTDESGSDSEGAESTSSSYSSLSDFVSEMASSDLSPSYNCPQVSQPQQMALSIDPKNIYNPPSSLQYPGVEEESPARPESPPSTSSSHSDLSSPSFNRDSELELNPNALETSQSTNDKEEGGSFESDSASTITPRTILSAQSSIGQFGVGMGSLGNSLLNDTERTTTPHRTSRVTRYMVPVMPSGTSLQRQPSVGNVLARTSSFGSSTSPLLTRQLSGSMDNETLTAFRQQSSTQDGQKNNAGMPGNGVLRQGSQGSLFEQIATQAKDLVRETTRQSSQDGLLAHMDKLKHQAKEKITEAGEDSLFAPLEQLTQQTKKAVGEATKSVQEASKTAIEASKTAAGVSKNTLDDLTYMGKSTFGDLTKSAKEVATKKGLLKSIGESQQSSPPHTPPSSGITQRRESSSTQLVASDTRSGRRDIGRDFFSNISSDLNGIAAQTSSMFSDLFGNRNSSNRNLAQRSKEKTSTSFGPFPKVSGKTGLVERSSLIKHSSMKANQEEMQRMQNAERSSTNSDNQAFLTDVVTQVLAGEGVGWLKLNRLKKLMEDESYRDLVVTKLNKGLNRKISPDDHIDDVCISKPVYKGMLKCLQAVVHGLAHTYSNFGLGGMASVFQLMEIAHTHYWSKDLSEGGFDSSLLSQASSPFGSKENLKSPQSPNQGELPDISQRLRSSQTQEIPPQVQLEFTHGQQTSDVGQSTTDMFLDMFTKKKKFLCKLTSFDSESGRGGGTGSSEALSTDGGSIITNPAFRQAHQASFRSTVSDSEVEQGNFPRQGKQRTGSVWSSKSSLSTGFRYHGGNLISTTPMSSPETARTYLFEGLLGKERSNLWDQMQFWEDAFLDAVSQERDMLGMDQGAGEMMERYKSLSDSERRRLEHDEDRLLCSLLHNLTAILVMLNVDKNEVKRKVRRLLGKSHIGLIYSQELNQLLDQINNLHGNDIDLKPLTSRQMHRQSFTVHAGVDADGDLRFLEVRHDGLVLRSVNGVIVERWWYERLVNMTYSPKNKVLCLWRRNGGQTQFHKYYTKKCKDLYYCIKDAMEKAAARGRGGNIGIELGGEFPVQDMRTGEGGLLQVCMEGVGLLFANSKDFEFFVRLDHIRKCFTQKDGIFVLEEFNPKTRQVIQRKYRSQMADQICYAVLCVFSYLAAGLEQRKQQPQQQQQQQQQQQQQQQQQQQQQQQQQQQQQQLRQQQQKQLRQQQLQQQQQQLKHQHQQLRQQQQEVHQHVQQQQLRQQQLQQQLRQQQQQQQQQQQQQQQQQQQQQQQQQQQQQQQQQQQQRWQQQQQQMSPREENIPQVVQGNTNTQFEPFLQQH comes from the exons ATGGCAACCATGGATATACAAAAGAAGCAACTTTGTCCACGTTTGGTGGACTATCTTGCTATCGTGGGAGCCAGATCGGCTCCGATCTCTCGTCAGCCTGTGcag gTTCCAGAATTGTTGCGCAGATATCCGGTGGAGGATCACAAAGATTTTCCTTTACCTCTGGATATGGTGTATTTTTGTCAACCAGAAGGTTGCAGCAGCGTGGGACCTAAACGCACAGCCTTACGAGAAGCTACGTCTTTCACTTTCACCCTCACGGATAAGGACTCAG gaaaaaCACGATATGGCATTTGCGTTAATTTCTATCGACCTATAGAAAGGGCTGGAACAAATGCACGTGGTGGTATTTCAATGAGAAGAGACAAATACAACACCACTTTTAGAAGGGAGAGTTGGAGAAAGAGTATGGAAAAAAGTACAGATTCTGCATTTTCTAG CGACTATAGAAGCAGCGCGGTGGGTCCTAGTGATTCTGAAAAAGATTGCTCCAGTAGCAGAAGAGACTCTGACACGTCCCATGCGCCTTACGCACCGAGATTGGGTGTTACAGCACCAAGTGGTGACAGTGAAAGTGGTGGTAGTCATTCTCCTTCACCACGAGCTTCTCGAAGGCGGCAG aggaTTCGAAATCATTCTTTAACATCACTTTGTATCATTTCTCATCATCCATTCTTTTCGATGTTCCGAGAATGTCTTTTCGTTTTGAAGAAAATCATTGATGCATGCAACGATAATTCGACTCCTCAAAAAGTAGGAGCTTCGAGGCAAACTAATAG AGATTCAGTGTGGAGTGTTCTTAGTGGTCAAGTTTTGGAAGGGACTCCGTCCATCGTGTTACACGATATACGGGAGATCGAAACCTGGATCCTGAGATTGCTGAGCAGTCCAGTGCCAGTGCCAACGAAAACGCGTGTAGAAATCGAAATAGTATCATCAATTATACAGCCTTCACTCTGTTTTGCTTTACCTGATCACACAAGATTTTCTTTAGTTGATTTTCCTCTACATTTGCCTCTCGAACTTCTTGGCGTTGAAATATGTTTGAAAGTTCTCACTCtcattttattagaaaataag ATCGTATTACAATCACGAGATTATAATGCTTTGTCGATGTCGGTGATGGCATTTGTCACAATGATCTATCCCTTAGAATACATGTTCCCTGCAATACCATTGTTACCAACCTGCATGAGCTGCGCGGAACAACTACTACTGGCTCCAACGCCATATATCATCGGAATACCTGCctcttttttaatgtataagaaaaatttcaaaatgccGGATGATGTCTGGCTGGTGGATCTCGATAGCAATAAAGTAACTGCACCTCCTGGTTCGGCGGATCAATTACCACCCTTGCCTGAACCGGAAGGTACCATACTAAAGAACCACCTGAAACAG GCAATGCAACTAATGGATCAAGTTGGCTCTGGt ACAATGGGTAGTATGTCCGCTTCGCAAGCTATACCATCAGATACTTGGTCATCACGATTGTCCTCTCAATCTCCAAGCAGAAGAGAAAGTTCAGCATCTCAACATTCTCAGAATTTAAG CGTGTCGACAATGAGGCACAGACCGAGCGTTGATTATCAACATGGTCACGGTCAACAAAGCCCATTGGGTGGCAACGCATCACAGTTACGTCGTCCTTCGTTAACAGCTGCGATGGTATCAGCTTCAGCATCTGGAGGAAGCGGTACGCCTTCTCCTTCATCATCATCGCCAGTACCTGGATCTGGGACCACAACAGGCAGTGGAACATCAACAACTTCGATTACAGCTCCACCATTTAACCCCTTTATCTACGGTAACGACGTTGATTCAGTCGATATTGCAACACGAGTGGCTATGGTCCGCTTCTTCAACTCCCAAAATCTTTTGGCCAACTTTACTGAGCACACACGCACGCTGAGGCTCTATCCAAGACCCGTAGTtgcatttcaaataaattctttcctCCGTTCGAGACCAAGAGCAAGTCAGTTTCTGAACAAATTTGCGCGCACACAAGCTGTTGAATTTCTCGCCGAGTGGTCGCTTACACCTAGTAACGTTGCTTTTTTGAGAGTACAAACCGGTGTCTTTGATCCGGCGCAAATCGGTGATAAGTCAAAATGGTACGCTGCGAATCTTGAGCCAATACATTTCAAAGTTTGGGATAACTCTAGCTCTTTGGCAAACGCCTTAAATGCGCTGAAGGAGTTAGAGAGTCAGCCGACTGACGAGAGTGGTTCGGATTCAGAAGGAGCAGAAAGCACGagctcttcttattcttctctcaGTGATTTCGTTTCGGAAATGGCATCGTCGGATTTATCACCAA GCTATAATTGTCCTCAAGTCAGTCAACCTCAACAAATGGCACTTTCGATTGACccaaagaatatttataatccaCCAAGTTCATTGCAATATCCTGGCGTAGAAGAAGAATCACCGGCACGTCCTGAAAGTCCACCAAGTACATCCTCCAGTCATAGCGATCTCAGCAGTCCGAGTTTCAACAGAGACTCCGAATTGGAGTTGAATCCTAATGCTCTCGAAACATCACAATCTACCAAT GATAAAGAGGAAGGTGGTAGTTTTGAGTCAGACTCTGCATCAACAATAACTCCACGCACAATCCTGAGCGCACAAAGTTCAATAGGCCAGTTTGGAGTGGGCATGGGGTCATTAGGTAACTCCTTGCTCAACGACACTGAACGCACTACCACCCCTCACAGGACTTCACGCGTCACTAGATATATGGTTCCT GTGATGCCCAGTGGAACGAGTCTTCAGAGACAACCAAGCGTTGGGAATGTTTTGGCGCGAACATCCAGCTTTGGATCTAGCACGAGTCCACTTCTAACACGACAGCTTAGTGGTAGTATGGATAATGAAACTCTTACGGCATTTCGTCAGCAATCGAGTACACAGGATGGACAAAAGAACAATGCTGGTATGCCAGGAAATGGTGTTTTGAGACAAGGATCACAGGGTTCGTTGTTTGAACAAATTGCGACTCAAGCAAAGGATCTTGTACGAGAAACGACTAGACAAAGTAGTCAAGATGGACTTCTTGCGCATATGGATAaa TTAAAGCATCAAGCAAAGGAGAAGATAACTGAAGCAGGCGAAGACAGTTTATTCGCGCCATTAGAACAG TTGACACAACAAACGAAGAAGGCTGTAGGCGAAGCTACCAAATCCGTTCAGGAGGCATCAAAAACAGCTATCGAAGCTAGCAAGACTGCTGCAGGTGTCAGCAAAAACACTTTGGACGACTTAACGTACATGGGTAAAAGTACATTTGGTGATTTAACAAAGAGTGCTAAGGAAGTCGCAACGAAAAAGGGTTTGCTCAAG AGTATTGGAGAGTCGCAACAATCTTCACCACCTCATACTCCACCATCTTCTGGTATAACTCAAAGAAGGGAATCATCCAGTACTCAATTGGTTGCCTCGGATACTCGTTCCGGACGTAGAGACATCGGGCGTGATTTCTTTAGCAATATTAGTAGCGATTTAAACGGTATCGCTGCTCAAACGAGCAGTATGTTCAGTGATTTATTTG gtAACAGAAATAGTTCTAATCGGAATCTTGCACAAAGATCAAAGGAGAAAACTAGTACATCGTTTGGACCCTTTCCTAAAG TTTCAGGAAAAACAGGTCTCGTTGAGCGTTCATCGTTAATAAAGCATTCTTCGATGAAAGCTAATCAAGAAGAGATGCAAAGAATGCAAAATGCAGAACGATCTAGTACAAACAGCGACAATCAAGCATTCTTAACGGAT GTGGTAACACAAGTTCTGGCTGGTGAAGGCGTCGGTTGGCTCAAATTGAATAGATTGAAGAAACTTATGGAAGATGAAAGCTATCGAGACTTGGTTGTTACAAAGCTCAACAAAGGGCTCAATAGAAAAATTAGTCCCGATGATCATATTGACGATGTG tgTATCTCCAAACCAGTATATAAGGGAATGCTAAAGTGCCTTCAAGCAGTGGTTCATGGTCTCGCTCATACTTATAGTAATTTCGGATTGGGTGGAATGGCTTCGGTTTTCCAATTGATGGAGATAGCTCATACTCATTATTGGAGTAAGGATCTATCGGAAGGAGGTTTCGATAGTTCACTGTTATCACAg GCATCGAGCCCATTTGGTAGCAAGGAAAATTTGAAGTCTCCACAATCTCCGAATCAAGGTGAACTTCCAGATATATCACAAAGATTAAGAAGTTCTCAAACGCAAG AAATACCACCTCAGGTTCAACTTGAATTCACCCACGGACAACAAACGAGTGACGTTGGGCAATCAACAACGGACATGTTTTTGGATAtgttcacgaaaaaaaaaaagtttttgtGCAAACTGACGTCATTCGATTCTGAG AGTGGGCGGGGAGGTGGAACAGGAAGCAGCGAAGCTTTATCCACTGACGGAGGTAGCATTATCACTAATCCTGCTTTTCGGCAAGCACATCAAGCTTCTTTCCGAAGCACTGTGTCTGATAGCGAGGTTGAACAAGGCAAT TTTCCGCGTCAAGGAAAACAACGTACTGGTAGCGTTTGGTCCAGTAAATCATCTTTGAGTACAGGCTTTAGATACCATGGTGGAAATTTAATATCTACGACACCAATGTCTAGTCCTGAAACAGCACGAACTTATCTCTTTGAAG GTCTTTTGGGTAAAGAAAGATCCAATCTTTGGGACCAAATGCAATTCTGGGAGGATGCTTTCCTAGACGCTGTATCGCAAGAACGAGATATGTTGGGCATGGATCAGGGTGCAGGAGAAATGATGGAAAG atataagaGTTTGAGCGATAGCGAAAGACGTCGGTTGGAACACGACGAGGATCGATTGTTATGCTCCCTTTTGCACAATCTCACTGCGATCTTGGTAATGCTAAACGTTGATAAAAACGAGGTGAAACGTAAAGTACGGAGATTACTAGGAAAGAGTCACATCGGTTTGATTTACAGTCAGGAGCTTAATCAGCTTCTCGATCAGATAAACAACCTC CATGGAAACGATATCGATCTAAAGCCATTGACGTCTCGACAAATGCATCGTCAATCCTTCACCGTTCATGCTGGGGTCGATGCTGATGGTGATTTAAGATTCCTCGAAGTTCGTCACGACGGTCTTGTGTTGAGATCGGTAAACGGAGTTATCGTTGAACGTTGGTGGTATGAACGATTGGTAAACATGACCTACAGTCCGAAAAACAAGGTCCTTTGTTTATGGAGACGAAACGGTGGTCAAAcacaatttcataaatattatacaaagaag TGCAAAGACCTTTACTACTGTATAAAAGATGCTATGGAAAAAGCCGCTGCTcgtggaagaggaggaaacaTCGGTATCGAGCTGGGAGGTGAATTTCCAGTTCAAGACATGCGTACAGGAGAGGGTGGACTTCTTCAGGTTTGCATGGAAGGTGTTGGTCTTCTCTTCGCAAATAGCAAG GATTTCGAG TTTTTTGTAAGACTCGATCATATCCGCAAGTGCTTTACCCAAAAGGATGGAATCTTTGTTCTGGAAGAATTCA ATCCTAAAACTAGACAAGTAATCCAACGTAAATATAGGTCGCAAATG GCAGATCAAATCTGTTATGCGGTACTCTGTGTATTCTCTTATTTGGCTGCTGGCTTAGAGCAACGTAAACAACAAccgcaacaacaacaacaacaacaacaacaacaacaacaacaacaacaacaacaacaacaacaacaacagcaacagcagcagcaacagcaacaattGCGCCAACAGCAGCAGAAGCAGCTACGTCAGCAACAAttgcaacagcagcaacagcaattgaagcatcagcatcagcaattgcgacaacaacaacaggaGGTGCACCAACATGTGCAGCAGCAACAATTACGTCAACAACAGCTGCAACAACAGTTACgtcagcaacagcaacagcaacagcaacagcaacagcaacagcaacagcaacagcaacagcaacagcaacagcagcaacagcaacaacagcaacaacagcaacaacaacagagatggcagcagcagcaacagcaaatGTCGCCACGGGAAGAAAATATTCCTCAAGTCGTACAAGGAAATACGAATACACAATTTGAACCCTTTCTTCAACAGCACTGA